AAGAATCTTGCTCCGCCCCTGCGCCAAAACAGGCCGCGGAAGATGCGCATACTCCTGATAGATCGCCTCAGCATAACGTTGATAGGCCGGCTCTGGGCGAGCCAAGACTTCCAAATCTGCGTCGCACAAGATCTGCCCTAGATGATCCGTTGCGCTCGGGCTGTGCCCGGCCGTCAACAACACCAGGTCACTGACCGTCCCCACCGCTTTGGCAGAAAGGACCGTGTCTAGCCGTTCCCTGGCCAGTACGGCGGACTTGAACTCATCTTCGCTGGTGCCTTCGTAAACTGCATCATGGAACCATGCCGCCAGCTGTAGCAACATACGCTCTTCAGCACTGAGTTTTTCGCCGAGGAGATCTATCGCTTCAAGAACTGAGAGTAGATGCACCCGATCATGGTAGAAACGGTGCTTCTGAGACCAGAGCTTGAGCAGCTCCTTGCCCAACTGTGGCTCGGTGGGTAAGGTGCGCGCCCACCGGCGACGCAAGATGGTGTCCAGCTTTTCGGGACGATATTTCGCCGGGATGCGCAGCCCCGAGGCTACCAGTGCACGGACCAGCTCACTGCCCGAAACTTCCTTCGCCCCGGCCTGAACTAACTGCTCATAGCGTTCTTGAGGAACATCGTAGTGGTCCTTATCAAAAGCACGAGGAGAAATTTCTTGCTGCGCGGCAAACTGATGCAGTTCTTCAAGGGAAGCATCCGAGACCAAATGGGCGAAGAGGGTGCCGTGGGCCGGCCAACGCGGCGGGTCGATCAGAATACTCATATGCTAAGACTACTGATCAACCTGCCGGTGCACAGTTCTTGGTTAGTACCGAAACAGTGAGGTGTTGACTTGTTCGACTTCTTCGTACTGCATGGAAGCATGATTCAGGGCGCTGGCGATGCTGCTCAGTGCCTCCTCGATTTGCACGTGCGTGGAACGCCATTCGGCGACGATGGACTGGAATGAAGCGGCAGCTGATCCCTGCCAGGTGCTTTGCAACTGGTCAAGATTCATTTGCATTGTCGAAACCTCGTGACGGAGTCGATCAATGGTATTCATGACTGCCTGAGACTTGACCTGCATTTCACCGGTATTAGTGGAGAACGTACTCATGGACCTGGTCCTTTCCTAGATGGCTATATCGAATACTCGATGCCACCACAGTAGAAAGTTGGTTAGGCCTGAAATGAGATCCGGAGACCGGATGTGGATAACACCTCCGCGCGAAGAGCGAAGCTTAGTCTTCGATCTCTGGTTCCGGGCGTTCGACCAATGGCACGTAAGGCAAGGAAATAGACATCGTGGCGCCACCACCGGCGGTATCAGCCAAAGCAACCGAGCCACCATGCTGCTGAACGATAGCTGCAACAATGGCCAGTCCTAGTCCTGAGCCACCAGTTTCTCGTTGGCGCGAACTGTCGGCACGGTAGAAGCGCTCAAAGATTCGTTTGGCGTCTTCGGCGGGGATACCGGGACCGTGATCTCTGATCTCAATGACCGCATCCATCGCCCCGGCAACCAGAGAACGAACCCCGACAGCGATTTCGATGGGAGTGCCTTCAGGGGTATAGCGCAGCGCATTGGTGAGCAGGTTCGCGATGACCTGACGGATTCGCGCGTCATCGCCCACGGTACTTGCTGGGCTGGGCCTCTCGGAGGTGAGCCCCACGAGCTTGACCGTACGATCCGGGGCGCGCACCTTGGTATCTTCCACCGCGTCCTGGCCTAGAACAAGCAGGTCTACCGGTTGCTTCTCCATGGGGCGCTGTTCGTCAAGACGAGCAAGCATGAGTAGGTCTTCTACCAGGCGGGCCATGCGCTTGGATTCAGCTTCAATGCGGCGCATGGCTGAATCCAACGCTTCGGGATCAGTCAGACCCCCATAACGGTAAAACTCGGAGTATCCCTGAATGGTGACCAAAGGGGTGCGCAGCTCATGCGAAGCATCCTGGATGAAACGACGCATCTTGCGTTCTGAGGCCTGCCGATCGTGGAAGGCCTTCTCGATTTGAGCCAACATGGCGTTCAGCGACCTTGATAAGCGGCCAACCTCAGTCTCGGAAGGATAATCCGTCACACGCTGGGAGAGGTCGCCAGCGGCAATCATGGAGGCGGTGCGTTCCACATTGTTCAAGGGTTGTAGCGATCGTCCGGTCAGCGCATAAGCGATCATCGACATCACCAGAGCTGCCAGTAATCCGGTGGAAAGCACCAGCACCGCGGTCTGGCGAACCGTGGTGTCCACGGTATCTAGTGGCAGGGCCAGGAAGAGGTTGAGGTTACTGCTCTCCAGGGGCACCATCATGGTTCGCCAGCCTGAAGAGGTCGGGAAGCTACCGGGAACAGTGGAGGGGACCAGGGGAGTGGTGGCCAACTGTTCGATTTGAGCAGGATTAAGCAACGGTAGGTCAGAAGCGTTGCTGGGGCTGACCCGTGAGCGTGGCATGATGTAGACGATCTTGCCGTCTTCATCACGAATATCAGCGTACGAGCTGTTCAGCCCCAAGAGGGTGGGGTCAAAGTCCCCGGACCCGTCGGTACTGCTGTTGTTATTCAGGGAATTCACGTAGGCCTTGTTCAACCCATAGGCCATCGTGGGCCACGAAGCGTTGAGCTGATCATCGATCTGATTGGTCATCGAGATCTTCAAGGTATGCGATGAACTGAGCGCGGTCGCGAAGATCGCGATGATCATCAGCCCGAGCATGACGGTGACGAGCTTTGTCCTCATGGAGGTACGGCGCCATTTGGCTCGAATCGACTTCATATACAGACTTTACAAGGCCTACTGTGTTCCTTCGTGAATTATTAGCGGCGATCCGGCGTGCGCATAAGGTAACCAACACCGCGCTTGGTCTGGATCAGGGCCGGCCATTCAGGTCGATCCACCTTGCGGCGCAAGTAAGAGATGTAGGACTCGACGATCGAAGCGTCTCCGTTGAAGTCGTACTCCCAAACATGGTCGAGGATCTGTGACTTGGACAGTACGCGGTTGGGGTTCATCATCAGGTAGCGCAGCAGCTTGAACTCGGTAGGGGAGAGGTCAATGATTTCTCCGGCGCGACGCACCTCATGGGCGTCATCATCGAGCTCAAGATCAGCGACGATGATAGTGGCGTTTTCTTCTTCTCCGCTGGCGGTACGACGCAGGACGGCGCGGATGCGTGCCACGACCTCGTCCAGGCTGAATGGTTTGGTGACGTAGTCATCGCCACCGACGGTGAGGCCAGTGACCTTGTCGCTGGTGTCATCACGTGCGGTGAGGAACAGTACCGGGAAGTGACGTCCGGCTGCACGTAGCTTGCGGGTGATGGTGAAACCATCCATGTCCGGAAGCATGACATCGAGTACTGCAAGATCTGGTTCGTCTGCTTCAACGGCGGCTAGGGCCTCGCGTCCGTTGGCAGCTGCAACAACCTCGAAGCCGGCGAAACGCAGCGACGTGGAGAGTAGTTCGCGAATATTTGGTTCGTCATCAACAACGAGAAGTTTTGCTTCAGTGGTTTTTGCACTCATGAACCCCAGTCTGCACAAGAAGTCTGGGAGTCTGCTGAATGATTGCTGATTCGGCTTCTCTAGAGGTTGCGGCGCTTGAGGATGTTACTAATGACGACAACTGCCGCGAGAACGAAGGCAACGGGCAGGCCCCACACGGCAAAAGCCATAATCACCGGCGGAATGGCGATGTGCTGGAAGTAGAGCACGAGGGTGCCGATCAGAGCAAGAGCCGAAATTACGGCAACGATGATGGCCAAACGGGAAATAATTGTTAAGGTTTTTGATGCTGTGCTCACAAGTTCTAGCTTAGCCCCGTGCCACCTTGTGCAGGACGACTTACGGATCCTGAAGCGCAAAGATGAATTCAGTGCATAAGGGATGACATAATCTAGATAGACGACTTGAAACGATTCCGTACGTTGAGTACCCGGCAAGAAGCTAAGAAGAACCCCGGCTGTGACTCCGCGGAATTGTACATATAAATATGCATGGTGCTGAGCAGGCCTCGGCCATGCATTTAGTTACAGAACGAACGAGGTAAATGATCATGCCTAGCGGCAAGGTTAAGTGGTACGAAAAGTCCAAGGGCTTCGGTTTTATTACCGCAGAAGATGGCAAGGAAATCTACGTCAACGCTGCAGCGTTGCCGGAAGGTGTTCATGACTTGCGCCCGGGGACTCGGCTCGAGTTTGGTGTTGCTGAGGGTCGCCGTGGACCCCAGGCGCTGAGTTTGCGTCTCTTGGAGCAGGCGCCATCGGTGGCCCGCGCCAAACGCAAGAAGCCTGAAGCTGAGGCAGTTCTCATTGAAGATCTCATCACGCTACTGGACAACGTTTCTAATAGCCTGCGCAAGGGGCGTTATCCTGAACAGGCATATGGTAAGAAGGTTGCTACCGTGCTTCGTGCGGTAGCCGACGATCTGGACGCATAAATAATGGCCCGTAAACCCAAGTTGGACACCATCCTCGCAGACGCAGTGGACGTGGCGCGCGACGCGCTCGCCGAAATTGCCGGTGCACAAGAAGTCGGCGAGCACCTCGGGGTTTTCGCTGAAGGTGAGCGACTTGTCACCCATCGTTTTGTCTCCCAGAAAAAGGGGTACCAGGGATGGACATGGTTCGCTACTCTTGCGCGGGTACCGCGGGCCAAGGTTAAAGACCTCACTGTTTGTGAAGTCGGTATCGTCGCTGGCGAAGATTCGCTGCTGGCTCCTGCCTGGGTTCCATGGGCTGACCGCCTTGCCAAGGAAGAGATCGAAGCTGCCCAAGCCGAAGAAAATGCTGAATCGGACGGTGCAACCGAAAACGATGATGCACAGGCTGAGGATTCCGCGGTCAATGAAGAACACAATGGTTCTTCAGATGACGCTGCGAAGACTGCGGGCACAGAAACCGAAGAATCGGAAGAAACTGAGCCTGAGGCAGCTACGCATAAATCACCGGCACGTCGTCAGGTTCGACGTCGTCGCACCGCGCAGCGCACCGCAGCCCGTCGTCGGGCAGCGCAACGTAATCGCACGCGCAAGGAAAACTAGCAGTTCAAAATCGTAGAAGTTAGAAAAACGGGCGGGGTTTCGAAGAACATCAGTTCTTCGAAACCCCCCGCTTTTGGTGAGTTAGAGCTGCTCGATCACAAAGTCGATGCACTTGAGCAGTGCTGCAACATCACTTGGATCGATGGCTACGAACGTCGCGATGCGCAACTGGTTGCGTCCCAGCTTGCGGTACGGTTCAACGTCAACCACACCATTGGCACGCAGTGCCTTAGCAATGGCTGCGGCATCTACCGAGTCATCGAAGTCCACCGTGGAAATGACGTTAGAGCGGTGAGCTGGATTCGCAACATAAGGCGAAGCGACAGCTGATGCTTCTGCCCACGCCTGAATGAGACCAGCCGATTCGGCGGTGCGGGCAGCAGCCCACTTCAGGCCACCGTTGGCGTTGATCCACTTGATCTGCGAGTCCAAGCCAACCAGAGTCGTCAGCGATGGAGTGTTGTAAGTCTGGTTCTTCAGCGAGTTATCCAGTGCGGTCTTCAAGTTCAAGAAGTCCGGGATCCAGCGGTCGGTTGCCGCGATTTCCTCAATGCGGGCGATGGCTGCTGGCGAAACGAAGGCCAGCCACAGGCCACCATCGGAAGCGAAGTTCTTCTGTGGAGCGAAGTAGTACACGTCGGTCTCGGCCAGATCCACGTCGAGGCCACCGGCCGCGCTGGTGGCGTCAATGACAATGAGAGCGTCTTCGTTGGCGCCGGCAACACGCTTAATCGGTGCCGCTGCGCCGGTCGAAGTCTCGTTGTGTGGCCATGCGTACAGATCAACGTCGGCTTCTGCTACCGGTTCTGGCACGGTACCTGGCTCGCCAACAATGATCGAGGATGCCTCAAGGAATGGGGCCTTATCGGTAGCCTTGGCAAACTTGGAACCAAACTCACCGAAAGACAGGTGCTGCGCCTTGGAACGAACCAGGCTGAAAGCTGCTGCATCCCAGAACGCGGTGGATCCACCAACGCCCAAAAGAACTTCGTAGCCTTCCGGCGCGTTGAACATTTCTTTCAGTCCGTCTTGAACTGAGGCAACTAGGTTCTTGACCGGTGCTTGGCGGTGGGAAGTACCCAGCAACTTGGAGCCTGCATCGGCGATGGCCTGAACCTGTTCTGCGCGTACCTTGGAAGGTCCTGCGCCGAATCGTCCGTCGGCAGGCAGAAGGTCTTGTGGAATTTGGATGTCCGTGCTCATCGCGCTCCTCTTGTAGCGATAGTTTGAAGTGCCTGACAGGCCACCTATACCCATAAGTCGGAATATTGAAGGATGGCCGTGGCGTTTCAATAGATATCTTCGCAAATAGCGGGGGCTCGTGAGAAAAACGCTACCGTCGGTTACGAAGACAGATGGGCGGGTTACATCCGCTTTCTGTCCGACAAACCAAGTAGAGTGGGGTATCGACGCCACGTATTATTCGAGCGAACTTAACTGTTGTGACTTCCAGGAGCGGCTGCTGTGTCTGATCTTATTGATACAACTGAAATGTATCTGCGTACCATTCTTGAGCTTCAAGAAGAGGAGATCGTGGCCCTGCGCGCGCGAATTGCAGAACGTCTTGGTCACTCCGGGCCCACCGTGTCACAGACAGTTGCTCGCATGGAACGCGATGGTTTAGTCGTTGTTTCTTCCGACCGCCACCTTGCTCTGACCGAAAAAGGTCACGAATTGGCAACGAGCGTCATGCGCAAGCACCGCTTGGCAGAGCGCCTGCTCTCGGACATGATCGGCCTGGATTGGGAATACGTTCATGACGAGGCTTGCCGCTGGGAGCACGTCATGAGTGAACGCGTTGAGCGTCGACTTTATGACTTGCTGGGCAAGCCAACTGTGTCTCCTTACGGCAACCCAATTCCGGGCCTAGAGGTGCTTGGCGGACCTAACGTGGCTGAAATCTCATATGAAGTCGAGAATCTGGACGAGGCATTGCTGGCCGGAAACGATGGCCCGGTGGCAATCGAGCGCCTGGCGGAGCCGATCCAAACTGACCCAATCTTGCTCGGACAACTGAATGAAGGCGGAATTCGCCCCGGCGCAATTGTCACCTTGGAGCGAGCCGATGACTATGTCGTGGTCCGAGTACAGGGTATTGAAGGCGCCTTGGAGCTGCCGGTTGAGGTTAGTGGACACGTATTTGTTCGGGCTCAAAAAAGATAACGAAATTGTAACTTTACCGGATGACCGGTAACGTTGAAGTGTGGTGCCGTCGATCTGACTGGCATCACTCGTCTCCGTCGCGACCGCCTAGTGTTGCCCTGCGCCGGAAATCGGTAACCGAAGTTTATGGGCAACAACGGGGGACCCACTTCTTACGGCGTGAAAGCGTCTCGGGGTGAAGCTCTGCTTAGTGCAGGCCGGTTCATTCTCCAGAACCGAACCCGACAGCTAACTTCGTAGGCGCAACAGTGAGAGGAATGTTTTGGTAGAAACCAAGACTGCGGGACGACGTCGCGCTGCTGATACTGAAGTGGATGCGATCACCGAGATCGCTGCTTCGGCGACTCAGCGTACCAGTGGACGCCGCGCATCACGCGCCGCCGCCACCGTCCCAACTATTGCCCCGGTAAAGCCGGTCAACGCAAACTTTGTGGGTCGACGCTTCGACTCAATGCAGCGCTACGGTGTTGCCCCAACGCAAGCAGATCTGGCACCTAAGACTGCCGACAGTAATGTTGTCGCGTTCCCAAGCGCCATCGAGGTTCAGGCCACTAGCCAAGCTCCGAGCCAGGTAGCGAGCAACGTTGAATTCATCGCCAACGTTAAGTCGAACGCTCGAAAGCCTAGTCGCCTCGGATTTGCGCATAAGGTTGCTGCTGTCGCTGCAGTGTCGGGCCTAGCCTTGGCCGTCGCAGCACCACAGCTATCGGGCAATACCATCGAAGAAGACAAGGCCGTTGCAGCTGCCGCAGAGCGCACCGCTACCTCGGCAGTGGTTGACGTCAAGGCTCCGGGAAATGCAGCAGAACTGTCTGTAGAACGTGCTGCTCTCTCGTCAAAGCTCAACCCACAGGTTAAGAGCGAAGAGAAGTTCTCGGACATCATGACTGCCTCGGGTGGTGACATCACCAGCATTAAGGAAACCGCTGGTTTGCTGTCTGCACCGGTGACCAGCCAACGTATTACTTCTACTTTCGGGCACCGTAAGAATCCAACCGGCGCCGGATACATGATCCACAGTGGCACCGACTACGGCGTTCCAAGCGGAACCAAGGTCTACGCAGCAGCTGACGGTGTTGTTGAAGTCGCCGGCTGGGCCGGACACTCAGGTAACCGCGTCACCCTGGATCACGGAAGTGGACTGGAAACCGGTTACAGCCACAACAGTAAGGTTTTGGTGAAGGTTGGCGACCACGTAAAGCGTGGCGATGTCATCGCGTTATCAGGCACTACTGGTAACTCAACCGGGCCTCACGTGCACTTTGAAGTGATCGTGGATGGTCAATTTAAAGACCCTGCTGGATGGTTGTAACGACGTTCGTCACTATTCCGT
The nucleotide sequence above comes from Glutamicibacter sp. B1. Encoded proteins:
- a CDS encoding DUF4031 domain-containing protein, with protein sequence MSILIDPPRWPAHGTLFAHLVSDASLEELHQFAAQQEISPRAFDKDHYDVPQERYEQLVQAGAKEVSGSELVRALVASGLRIPAKYRPEKLDTILRRRWARTLPTEPQLGKELLKLWSQKHRFYHDRVHLLSVLEAIDLLGEKLSAEERMLLQLAAWFHDAVYEGTSEDEFKSAVLARERLDTVLSAKAVGTVSDLVLLTAGHSPSATDHLGQILCDADLEVLARPEPAYQRYAEAIYQEYAHLPRPVLAQGRSKILSALLAKDTIYTTPAGRDRWESAARNNLSRELEHLRTWMP
- a CDS encoding WXG100 family type VII secretion target, which codes for MSTFSTNTGEMQVKSQAVMNTIDRLRHEVSTMQMNLDQLQSTWQGSAAASFQSIVAEWRSTHVQIEEALSSIASALNHASMQYEEVEQVNTSLFRY
- a CDS encoding sensor histidine kinase; the protein is MRTKLVTVMLGLMIIAIFATALSSSHTLKISMTNQIDDQLNASWPTMAYGLNKAYVNSLNNNSSTDGSGDFDPTLLGLNSSYADIRDEDGKIVYIMPRSRVSPSNASDLPLLNPAQIEQLATTPLVPSTVPGSFPTSSGWRTMMVPLESSNLNLFLALPLDTVDTTVRQTAVLVLSTGLLAALVMSMIAYALTGRSLQPLNNVERTASMIAAGDLSQRVTDYPSETEVGRLSRSLNAMLAQIEKAFHDRQASERKMRRFIQDASHELRTPLVTIQGYSEFYRYGGLTDPEALDSAMRRIEAESKRMARLVEDLLMLARLDEQRPMEKQPVDLLVLGQDAVEDTKVRAPDRTVKLVGLTSERPSPASTVGDDARIRQVIANLLTNALRYTPEGTPIEIAVGVRSLVAGAMDAVIEIRDHGPGIPAEDAKRIFERFYRADSSRQRETGGSGLGLAIVAAIVQQHGGSVALADTAGGGATMSISLPYVPLVERPEPEIED
- a CDS encoding response regulator transcription factor, producing MSAKTTEAKLLVVDDEPNIRELLSTSLRFAGFEVVAAANGREALAAVEADEPDLAVLDVMLPDMDGFTITRKLRAAGRHFPVLFLTARDDTSDKVTGLTVGGDDYVTKPFSLDEVVARIRAVLRRTASGEEENATIIVADLELDDDAHEVRRAGEIIDLSPTEFKLLRYLMMNPNRVLSKSQILDHVWEYDFNGDASIVESYISYLRRKVDRPEWPALIQTKRGVGYLMRTPDRR
- a CDS encoding cold-shock protein translates to MPSGKVKWYEKSKGFGFITAEDGKEIYVNAAALPEGVHDLRPGTRLEFGVAEGRRGPQALSLRLLEQAPSVARAKRKKPEAEAVLIEDLITLLDNVSNSLRKGRYPEQAYGKKVATVLRAVADDLDA
- a CDS encoding DUF3027 domain-containing protein produces the protein MARKPKLDTILADAVDVARDALAEIAGAQEVGEHLGVFAEGERLVTHRFVSQKKGYQGWTWFATLARVPRAKVKDLTVCEVGIVAGEDSLLAPAWVPWADRLAKEEIEAAQAEENAESDGATENDDAQAEDSAVNEEHNGSSDDAAKTAGTETEESEETEPEAATHKSPARRQVRRRRTAQRTAARRRAAQRNRTRKEN
- the serC gene encoding phosphoserine transaminase — protein: MSTDIQIPQDLLPADGRFGAGPSKVRAEQVQAIADAGSKLLGTSHRQAPVKNLVASVQDGLKEMFNAPEGYEVLLGVGGSTAFWDAAAFSLVRSKAQHLSFGEFGSKFAKATDKAPFLEASSIIVGEPGTVPEPVAEADVDLYAWPHNETSTGAAAPIKRVAGANEDALIVIDATSAAGGLDVDLAETDVYYFAPQKNFASDGGLWLAFVSPAAIARIEEIAATDRWIPDFLNLKTALDNSLKNQTYNTPSLTTLVGLDSQIKWINANGGLKWAAARTAESAGLIQAWAEASAVASPYVANPAHRSNVISTVDFDDSVDAAAIAKALRANGVVDVEPYRKLGRNQLRIATFVAIDPSDVAALLKCIDFVIEQL
- a CDS encoding metal-dependent transcriptional regulator; protein product: MSDLIDTTEMYLRTILELQEEEIVALRARIAERLGHSGPTVSQTVARMERDGLVVVSSDRHLALTEKGHELATSVMRKHRLAERLLSDMIGLDWEYVHDEACRWEHVMSERVERRLYDLLGKPTVSPYGNPIPGLEVLGGPNVAEISYEVENLDEALLAGNDGPVAIERLAEPIQTDPILLGQLNEGGIRPGAIVTLERADDYVVVRVQGIEGALELPVEVSGHVFVRAQKR
- a CDS encoding M23 family metallopeptidase: MVETKTAGRRRAADTEVDAITEIAASATQRTSGRRASRAAATVPTIAPVKPVNANFVGRRFDSMQRYGVAPTQADLAPKTADSNVVAFPSAIEVQATSQAPSQVASNVEFIANVKSNARKPSRLGFAHKVAAVAAVSGLALAVAAPQLSGNTIEEDKAVAAAAERTATSAVVDVKAPGNAAELSVERAALSSKLNPQVKSEEKFSDIMTASGGDITSIKETAGLLSAPVTSQRITSTFGHRKNPTGAGYMIHSGTDYGVPSGTKVYAAADGVVEVAGWAGHSGNRVTLDHGSGLETGYSHNSKVLVKVGDHVKRGDVIALSGTTGNSTGPHVHFEVIVDGQFKDPAGWL